The bacterium genomic sequence TTGCTGACGGAATAAAAGAAATATTTGCAAAGTATTCAGGCATAGTTTTCAATAAAACAGGCCAAACAAATAATTTGATTTATCAAACGGCTTTATTTTGACGCTGAAATTTTGGGGATACTTCTCTTCTTATTAATAATTGAAAATCTTGTAAAAATATATTATAATTACATATTTTAAATTTACGGACAGGTAAAAATGAAAGAAGTCGATTTATTGCTTTTGCACGCGCCAAGCGTATATGATTTCAGAAAATACTCGCTTTTATTCGGGCCTATAAGCGACGTTATCCCTTCCACCCCGATATTCGAGATGTACCCGATCGGGATGACGCGCATAGCGGCATTTCTGGATTCCAACGGCTACAGGGTCAGGATTAAAAATGTCGCCCTGAAAATGCTTCTAAATCCTAAATATGATCCGGAAGAATTTATAAAAAATATAAATGTGAAATTTCTTTTTGGCATTGACCTTCACTGGCTTCCACACGCCCACGGGAGCCTGGAATTAGCCAAAATAGTAAAAAAATACCATCCTGATAAACCTATTGTCTTTGGAGGGTTATCTTCGTCATATTTTCACAGGGAATTAGTTAAATACCCGCAGGTTGATTTCGTCATAAGAGGTGATTCTGCCGAGATACCTGTCTTAAAATTAATGGACACTTTAAAAACAGGCGGGGACCTGTCACAGATACCCAACCTCACATGGAAAAAAGACGGTAACATAGTTGTAAATAAAATGACTCATATACCTTCAACACTCCAGGATGTATCCGCAAACTATAAATATATAATAAAATCTGTAATAAAATACCGGGACCTTTCCGGCCATATGCCTTTTCATTACTGGGTATCGTATCCGATTACCGCGATTATGACCGCGCACGGGTGCAAATATAATTGCCTTACCTGCGGCGGTTCCGCAGACGCGTTTGAAAAAGTCTGCAGCCGGAATGAACCCGTATTTTTTTCGCCGGAATCCGTCATAAAAACAATAAAAAATGCAGATCGTATCATAAAAGGCCCGATTTTTATAATCGGCGACCCATACCAGCCCGGCGAAGAATATGCGTGGGAAATGGTCCGCCTTTTAAAAAACGCCAGGATTAAAAACCAGCTTCTTCTTGAATTTTTTAAACCACCCCCAAAAGAATATATTAAAGCGGCAAAGGAAGCGGTCCCGACCGTGAGTGTAGAGATTTCTCCTGATTCTCATGATGAAAAAATAAGACAGATGTACGGCCGTCCTTACACCAACGCGGAACTGGAACGGATGATTGATGACTGCATTGAATTTAATTATCATAAAATTGATATTTTTTTCACTATCGGACTTCCTATGCAGACCATGAAATCCGTTGCTGAAACAATAGATTATTGCGAATATCTGATGGACAAATATAAAATGCACGTTGATAAAGTTTTTCTTTATATTTCTCCGCTTGTGCCTTTCATTGACCCGGGCAGTCCCGCTTTTGAAGAACCGGAAAAATACGGTTACCGCCTTTTCAGAAAAACCCTTGAGGAACACCGTACAGCTTTACTGAATCCAAGCTGGAAAGACATGATGAGCTTCGAAACAATATGGATGACCCGCGATGAGATTGTTCAAAGCACCTATAACGCGGCGGAAAGGCTTAACCTGTTAAAACTTAAATACAGGCAAATCTCAGAAAAAAGGGCAAAGGAAATTGATATTTCCATTAAAAAATCTGTTGAAATCATCGCGAAAATAGACCAGATAAAGCAATTAAAGGACCCCGGCCAGGTGCAGGCGGAACTTTTAAAAATAAAACCTCTTATCGACAGGCTTAACCGCGATATTTTATGCGACAAAAGGGAGCTTGACAGGCCGCTAATTTTTAAAGGAATGAAGGTCCCCCGCTCAATACAAAATTTTCTTGGTGATATTCATGTCTTTTTCAGCAGGATAATCCATCTTTTCAGGATCCTGAATTTCCGTTTAAAATAAGATCATCATTTTCTTCCAACGGTCGGCTGACCTTGTATTTATCTGTTAACCAATGATAAAGGTCGGCGTTTTTGCATCTTGCGCCGCAAAACGGGAAAAAGTTATTTCCTTCTCTTTTTATTGATACTTTACAGATTGGGCAATTTAAACGGTTTATTTTTTTAGCCATATTTTTTTAAGTTCATCGGTTATTTCAAGATAGCTCTCGTCATATTCACTGGGTTTTTCACTGCAGGACGCCCTTGATTTTCTTTTTGCTTTTGCAAAAAACTCAACAATGTTTCGCACTTCCGCACCGAGACCGCGGGTGTAATATCTTATTTCATTATCATCGGTAACGACCACCATTTCACGCGGATTTTTCGATCTTTCAACCATCCTTTTTATCTTGTTGTCAGCCGTCTCATCCTGGGTAAAAACCACGCCCCTTTGCCCGTTTTCACACGGTGAAAAAACATCCCGTTTCCCGTCAAACACAATGGTCCGCGTATTATTTTTGCTTCCTGTCAATTTATATTTATCTATTAAAGCAATAAGCCTCTCTCTCCCTGCCTGTAGATTATTGTCCTCGCAGAGACAAAGTTTATGCATCGCGTTATAACCGTCTATGATAAAATGTTTTGACATGCTAATCAATAAGTCAATTTATCTCATCCCGTCAGGCGGATGTTCCAAATATCCCTCTGCCGATTCTTACAATATTCGCCCCTTCTTCAACTGCTGCCTCAAAATCACCGGTCATACCCATTGAAAGATATTCTATCTTTCTGCCGGTGCTGTCTTGTAAACCTGATAAAAGCATGCGCAATTTCCTGAAATAAGGGCGCGTATCTTCAGGGTTTTCAGATAATGGAGCCATTGTCATCAGACCTTTCATCTCCAATTGCGGTAAATTTAATATCTCTTTAACCAGGTTTTCCGCGTCGCCGGGTTTTACGCCGTATTTTGATTCTTCGCCGGACACATTGACCTCCACAAGGACCTTTATCTTTTTCCCCGTGGATAAAAGTGAAGAATTCAATTCTTCAGCCAAATGCGAACTGTCTATCGACTGGATCCATCCAAAAATACCCGCGGCTTTTTTAACCTTATTGGTCTGCAAATGTCCGATCATATGCCATTCAACCGGAACTTTCAGGTTTAAATATTTTCTTTCCGCTTCCCGCACCCTGTTTTCTCCTATACCGGTAATTCCCGCCTCAATTGCTTCTTTGATCTTTTCTTCCGGGACATATTTAGTCACAGCGATTAATTTTATTTCCCCGGGATTCCTGCCCGAACGCTCCGCTGCCCGTGCTATTCTCATTCTTATATTTTCAATATTACTTTTCACATTACTATTCATTGCTTAAAACTTTCGACTTTTAACTTTGAACTGTTTTATTCCATCCACGCGAGTGACATCATGCGCCCGGTTTCCCCATAATCCCTGCGGTGAGAGAAAAACAAAGCGGGCTGGCATGAAGTGCAGAAATTTGAAGGATAAATATTCTCACTTTTCAACCCGGCATTCCGCAATAATATTGTGTTCGTCTCCACAAGGTCAAAATATATTTTGCCATTTTTTCTTTTCAGGCCTATTTCCCTGCCGTTAAAAGCCTTCGTGGTTTTATCCGCTAAATCGTTATTTATTGAATAACAATTTGAACATATCGCAGGCCCTAAAACAGCATAACAATCCCGTGCTTTAGTATTAAAATCGGTCTTCATTTTTTTTACAGTTTTATAAGCCAGAAAAAGGAGTGTCCCCCTCCATCCCGAGTGAA encodes the following:
- a CDS encoding YggS family pyridoxal phosphate-dependent enzyme encodes the protein MKSNIENIRMRIARAAERSGRNPGEIKLIAVTKYVPEEKIKEAIEAGITGIGENRVREAERKYLNLKVPVEWHMIGHLQTNKVKKAAGIFGWIQSIDSSHLAEELNSSLLSTGKKIKVLVEVNVSGEESKYGVKPGDAENLVKEILNLPQLEMKGLMTMAPLSENPEDTRPYFRKLRMLLSGLQDSTGRKIEYLSMGMTGDFEAAVEEGANIVRIGRGIFGTSA
- the yacG gene encoding DNA gyrase inhibitor YacG; the encoded protein is MAKKINRLNCPICKVSIKREGNNFFPFCGARCKNADLYHWLTDKYKVSRPLEENDDLILNGNSGS
- a CDS encoding TIGR04190 family B12-binding domain/radical SAM domain protein, whose translation is MKEVDLLLLHAPSVYDFRKYSLLFGPISDVIPSTPIFEMYPIGMTRIAAFLDSNGYRVRIKNVALKMLLNPKYDPEEFIKNINVKFLFGIDLHWLPHAHGSLELAKIVKKYHPDKPIVFGGLSSSYFHRELVKYPQVDFVIRGDSAEIPVLKLMDTLKTGGDLSQIPNLTWKKDGNIVVNKMTHIPSTLQDVSANYKYIIKSVIKYRDLSGHMPFHYWVSYPITAIMTAHGCKYNCLTCGGSADAFEKVCSRNEPVFFSPESVIKTIKNADRIIKGPIFIIGDPYQPGEEYAWEMVRLLKNARIKNQLLLEFFKPPPKEYIKAAKEAVPTVSVEISPDSHDEKIRQMYGRPYTNAELERMIDDCIEFNYHKIDIFFTIGLPMQTMKSVAETIDYCEYLMDKYKMHVDKVFLYISPLVPFIDPGSPAFEEPEKYGYRLFRKTLEEHRTALLNPSWKDMMSFETIWMTRDEIVQSTYNAAERLNLLKLKYRQISEKRAKEIDISIKKSVEIIAKIDQIKQLKDPGQVQAELLKIKPLIDRLNRDILCDKRELDRPLIFKGMKVPRSIQNFLGDIHVFFSRIIHLFRILNFRLK
- a CDS encoding NYN domain-containing protein produces the protein MSKHFIIDGYNAMHKLCLCEDNNLQAGRERLIALIDKYKLTGSKNNTRTIVFDGKRDVFSPCENGQRGVVFTQDETADNKIKRMVERSKNPREMVVVTDDNEIRYYTRGLGAEVRNIVEFFAKAKRKSRASCSEKPSEYDESYLEITDELKKIWLKK